In Theileria annulata chromosome 3, complete sequence, *** SEQUENCING IN PROGRESS ***, the sequence acaataaactgtgtagaaaaaaattaataatacacttaatattaaattatgtattTGATTTGGTAATACATTATTGTGTTAATCATAAGTTGTTCCTTCTTCAGGTTGAGGTAGTCTTCTATTAATATGACTTGACATTTGTCTTCTAATATCGACAAGAACAGATTCAATAGTTAACTGTCTTTTCCAGTATTTTAATGTGCTAAAATATTCGGCAATCACCTATTGAAACAATGATTAagctaaaaattttatttggCTTACATTTCCTTTTGAATCCACTCCTGTTAGTgatattttagttaaaaattttaatttggGAGGTTTATCTGGGTAATCATCATCACAAACAACTGATAAACAATAGATACGATTTTCATAATTGGTCTAAacatttattcatttaGGTTATTTTAGGTAAATAATTACTTTTACATACCCCTGGATATCCTAAGATAGTACAGGACCAGTTGGTTAGGGTAATATCGTCAGGTCTCTCGAGGCCAAATGAAACGCCGTCACTTACACATCCCTTCTGGCCC encodes:
- a CDS encoding ubiquitin-conjugating enzyme (MMS homologue), putative (note;~Tap-140g05.q1c.cand.18 - score = 10.67;~SMART UBCc (SM0212) at aa 10-140, E()=9.73e-05), which translates into the protein MDEVKVPRSFKLIDELERGQKGCVSDGVSFGLERPDDITLTNWSCTILGYPGTNYENRIYCLSVVCDDDYPDKPPKLKFLTKISLTGVDSKGNVIAEYFSTLKYWKRQLTIESVLVDIRRQMSSHINRRLPQPEEGTTYD